The Vicingus serpentipes genome includes the window CGTCAGTTCCAAATTTAATTTGTGCCATTCTCAACTATTTTTATTTTTAAGAACTACAAGATTAAAGTTTTTTTTATAAATAATCCCTATTATAGAAAAACTGATTACTAATATAAACTGTAATTTTGGTTAACTAACAACGCAAAATATGAACGACATAAAAAAACACAACTTTGCTGAGTATTTTAACAACTATATTAACTTAGTTGAAGATGCTGATTTTATTTCTGCATTAAAAAACTCTTATAAAACCACAAAAGAAATCATTTCTACTATTTCTGAAGAACAAGCAAACACTGCTTATGCGGAAGGAAAATGGACAATTAAAGAATTACTAGTTCATATTATGGATACTGAACGTATTTTTTGTGAACGTGCTTTACGTTTTGCAAGAAATGACAAACAAGATTTACCTGGCTTTGACCATGATGATTTTGTTTTAGGTTCTGAAGCAAATGATAGAACATTAAAATCGATTATGAAAGAATACAAAACTATTCGTAAATCGACAATTGCCTTATTTAAAAACTTCTCACCTGCTATGCTTGAAAAAAGTGGCACAGCAAATAAAAACAAGCTTACTGTATTAAGTATTGGCTTTATTATAACAGGGCACGAAACACATCATAGAAATGTGTTGCAAGAAAAGTATTTGGGGATTTAATTCCCAAATACTTTTTTCAATAAGTCTGTAGCCCTAGCTGCAGGATTTTTTCTAATTTGTAATTCTTCTTTTGCAACTTGAATAAACAAACCTGTAATTGCTTTTTCAGTTACATACTGTTCTAAATCGGGATTTACTTTATCTACAAAAGGAACTTTATTATAAGTAGAAAAAACTGTTTCCCAGTGTTTGGTTGCTCCAACCTTATCTAAAGAAGTTTTTATTATTGGTCTAAATTTTTCGGTTAATTCAGTGTTAGTAGATTTTCTTAAATAACGTGTAGCAGCATCGTCATTTCCTTTTAAAATATTCATAGCATCGGTAATTGTCATTGCTTTAATTGCTGCGACAAACAAATCTTTAGCTTCTGAAGCAGCATCTTCTGCAGCTCTATTCATCGATAAAATTGCTTCATCAACCTTTTCTCCTTGTCCTAATTTTCTAAGTTTTGTTTCTACCTTTTTAGCCTCATCAGGCATTGGTATTTTTATTTGAGGGTCTTTAAAATAACCATCTGCCTGCGACAACTGAGCAACACCTTTTTCTACCCCTTGAATTAACGCTTCTTTTAATCCAGCTCCAACTTCATCTTCCGACAAACCGGTACCGCCTTTAACTGATTCAACTTTACTACCAACATCTTTGGTTAGCTTTTTCCACGATTGTGCCGAAGCGATTGATATGCTTACAATAATTGCTAATCCAGTAATAGTTATATGCTTTTTCATAATGTATTTTTTGTTGGGTTTATGCAAGAGTTATGCCATATTAATTATAAATCTTTCTTCTATTCAATTCTCGTTGGTATTGGCGAGCATTATTTATATGCTGATTGTAATTAGCTGCAAAAGCATGGTAACCACTAAAATCGGCTTTAGCGCACATGTAAATATAATTATGGGTTTCATAATTTAAAACAGCATCTAACGATTTTATACTTGGTAAATTAATTGGTCCTGGTGGCAAACCTTTATACATATATGTATTGTATGGATGATTCGTTTGTAAATGTTTAGTTAATACTCTATTAATAGAAAAATCGCCAATACCATAAACTACCGTAGGATCTGATTGTAATAACATACCCAATCGTAAACGATTAATATATAATCCAGCTACTTTTGGTCGTTCATCAGCATGTACCGACTGTTCTGCCTGCACTATACTTGCTAAAATAGCAACTTCCGACTGTGATAAATTTAACTTTTTTGCTTTTGCTTTTCGTTCGGCTGTCCAATAGTTTTTGTATTCATCAGCCATTCGTTTAATCAGCTGTTCGGCAGAAGTATTCCAATAGAACTCATAGGTGTTTGGTAAAAACAAGGTTAAAATCGTAATCGTATTAAAACCATATTTTTTGGTGAATTCTTTATCGGAAATTAGGTTGTAAAAGTCAACACTATCACACTCTAAATTTCTAGTTATTTTACCGGCAAGTTCTTTTGTTGTCCTTACATTATTAAAAGTAACTTTTACAGGCTCTTGTGTTCCAGATCTCAACAAATCAATTAAATCATTGTTACTCATTCCGTCTTTTAAACGATACTTTCCTGGTTTTATATTATTCTTAAAATTCGCTTTTTTTTCAGCTACCCATTCAAACGAATTTCGATTAAGAATGTAGCCATATTCATACAAATCGTTTACCACATTCTCAAAAGTATAACCAGTATGAATATAAAAATAATTGTTTTGGTTTTTTGAGATAGTTACGTTTGGCTGATAGACATTCTTATACATATCGTACCCCATGTACCCACCTATTGCTAAGCCTATTATCAATAGGGATATGATTACTTTTTTAATCATTTTTTAACTCATAATAATTTACAGGTTTTCCAAACAATTCTCTTTCTTCATTAAATTGAAAACCATATTTTTCAAATAAACGAATACTGTTTTTGTTATCCTTAAAAATATTACAAAAAAGATGAACAATTTTTAGTTCACTAAAACAGTAATTAATTATTAATTGAAGTGCTTCCGAAGCATAACCTTTCTTTCTATCGCATTCTTCGGCAATTATTATTCCAACTCCTACCCTATTTAATTGTTTATAATATTCAAACAAATCTATTGTCCCTATTGGCTGTTGAGTTGAATTTAAACAAATAATAAAACGAAATTGATTGTTCTGGTGAATATCTTGTTCTTCACTTACAAAAGCTATTATCTCTTCTTTAGTAAATGGTTTTGTAGTTCCA containing:
- a CDS encoding DinB family protein, with product MNDIKKHNFAEYFNNYINLVEDADFISALKNSYKTTKEIISTISEEQANTAYAEGKWTIKELLVHIMDTERIFCERALRFARNDKQDLPGFDHDDFVLGSEANDRTLKSIMKEYKTIRKSTIALFKNFSPAMLEKSGTANKNKLTVLSIGFIITGHETHHRNVLQEKYLGI
- a CDS encoding GNAT family N-acetyltransferase gives rise to the protein MLIGSHIFLRSVQSSDADFILALENNPANWEISGTTKPFTKEEIIAFVSEEQDIHQNNQFRFIICLNSTQQPIGTIDLFEYYKQLNRVGVGIIIAEECDRKKGYASEALQLIINYCFSELKIVHLFCNIFKDNKNSIRLFEKYGFQFNEERELFGKPVNYYELKND
- the mltG gene encoding endolytic transglycosylase MltG, which gives rise to MIKKVIISLLIIGLAIGGYMGYDMYKNVYQPNVTISKNQNNYFYIHTGYTFENVVNDLYEYGYILNRNSFEWVAEKKANFKNNIKPGKYRLKDGMSNNDLIDLLRSGTQEPVKVTFNNVRTTKELAGKITRNLECDSVDFYNLISDKEFTKKYGFNTITILTLFLPNTYEFYWNTSAEQLIKRMADEYKNYWTAERKAKAKKLNLSQSEVAILASIVQAEQSVHADERPKVAGLYINRLRLGMLLQSDPTVVYGIGDFSINRVLTKHLQTNHPYNTYMYKGLPPGPINLPSIKSLDAVLNYETHNYIYMCAKADFSGYHAFAANYNQHINNARQYQRELNRRKIYN
- a CDS encoding DUF4197 domain-containing protein, coding for MKKHITITGLAIIVSISIASAQSWKKLTKDVGSKVESVKGGTGLSEDEVGAGLKEALIQGVEKGVAQLSQADGYFKDPQIKIPMPDEAKKVETKLRKLGQGEKVDEAILSMNRAAEDAASEAKDLFVAAIKAMTITDAMNILKGNDDAATRYLRKSTNTELTEKFRPIIKTSLDKVGATKHWETVFSTYNKVPFVDKVNPDLEQYVTEKAITGLFIQVAKEELQIRKNPAARATDLLKKVFGN